From Deltaproteobacteria bacterium, the proteins below share one genomic window:
- a CDS encoding ABC-F family ATP-binding cassette domain-containing protein encodes MLTVANLQKSFGGQVVLEGVNWFVPTGGRVALVGANGSGKSTFLRIIAGEIEADGGSISTPKGTTVGYLPQEAMGLQGRTVLAEAMAAFDHARGIAAECERLEAALAHTAADDPEHNALMAAYGAAREAWDTHGSYDLESRAEQVLAGLGFTETDFDRDCGEFSGGWQMRIALAKLLLQQPRLLLLDEPTNHLDLEARDWLEAFLRAYPHTVILVAHDRYFLDQTVTRITELGRGRLADYECDYSHYLAEKEERQRQEAEAYRLQQEEITRIEAFISRFRYQASKAALVQSRIKQLEKIDRLPPPEGGARSVHFRFPQPPRSGRAVLELKGTAKRYGDLVVYDGLDLLIERGRKIALVGPNGAGKSTLMRLLAGIEPPDAGERRVGHNVALSYFAQDRGASLDPDQTVIEVVTAAAPIELVPQVRTLLGAFLFSGETVFKPTRVLSGGERSRLALATLLLHPMNCLLLDEPTNHLDLTAKEVLLQALLNYTGTIVFVAHDRYFLDHLPDEIIEVGHGTAVRYLGNYESYLRKKEEPAVVPPAPRLVALQPEPSPAVKSEAEREAVARQRAAAKRSTREAEKRARELAQLEQLIADKETELGALGTMINDPDFYQRHPNPQAVFSEFAKLKDDIEALYAKLARTELRPDAALSQ; translated from the coding sequence GTGTTGACGGTTGCCAACCTGCAAAAGAGCTTCGGCGGTCAAGTCGTGCTTGAGGGCGTGAATTGGTTCGTTCCGACCGGCGGGCGCGTGGCCCTGGTGGGCGCCAACGGGTCGGGGAAGTCGACCTTCTTGCGCATCATCGCCGGCGAGATCGAGGCCGACGGCGGCAGCATCAGCACGCCGAAGGGCACCACTGTCGGTTACCTGCCACAAGAGGCGATGGGTCTGCAGGGCCGCACTGTGCTCGCCGAGGCCATGGCCGCCTTCGATCACGCCCGCGGGATTGCCGCCGAGTGCGAACGCCTCGAAGCCGCCCTCGCCCACACCGCGGCCGACGACCCCGAGCACAATGCGCTGATGGCAGCCTACGGTGCCGCCCGCGAGGCCTGGGATACGCACGGCAGCTACGACCTCGAAAGCCGCGCCGAGCAGGTGCTGGCCGGTTTAGGCTTCACCGAGACCGATTTTGATCGCGACTGCGGCGAGTTCTCCGGCGGCTGGCAGATGCGCATCGCCCTGGCCAAGCTGTTGCTGCAACAGCCGCGGCTGCTGCTGCTCGACGAGCCCACCAACCATCTCGACCTCGAAGCCCGCGACTGGCTGGAGGCGTTCTTGCGCGCCTATCCCCACACCGTCATTCTCGTCGCCCACGATCGCTACTTTCTCGATCAGACGGTCACCCGCATAACCGAGCTCGGGCGCGGGCGGCTGGCCGACTACGAGTGCGATTACAGCCACTATCTGGCCGAGAAAGAGGAGCGGCAGCGGCAAGAGGCGGAAGCCTACCGCCTCCAGCAGGAAGAGATCACCCGCATCGAGGCCTTCATCAGCCGCTTTCGCTATCAGGCATCCAAGGCGGCACTGGTGCAGAGCCGCATCAAGCAGCTCGAAAAGATCGACCGGCTGCCGCCGCCCGAGGGCGGCGCGCGCAGCGTGCATTTCCGCTTTCCACAACCGCCGCGCAGCGGCCGTGCCGTGCTCGAACTCAAAGGCACCGCCAAGCGCTACGGCGACCTGGTGGTTTACGATGGGCTCGATCTCCTGATCGAGCGTGGCCGCAAGATCGCGCTGGTCGGGCCCAACGGCGCGGGCAAGTCGACGCTGATGCGCTTGCTGGCCGGCATCGAGCCGCCTGACGCCGGTGAGCGCCGAGTCGGGCACAACGTGGCGCTCAGCTACTTCGCCCAGGATCGCGGCGCCAGCCTCGATCCCGACCAGACCGTCATCGAGGTGGTGACTGCGGCAGCGCCGATCGAGTTGGTGCCGCAGGTGCGCACCTTACTGGGCGCTTTCCTGTTCAGCGGCGAAACTGTGTTCAAGCCGACCCGCGTGCTCAGCGGCGGCGAACGCAGCCGCCTCGCCCTGGCGACGTTGCTGCTGCACCCGATGAACTGCTTGTTACTAGACGAGCCCACCAACCACCTCGACCTCACCGCCAAGGAAGTACTGCTGCAAGCCTTGCTCAATTACACCGGCACCATCGTCTTCGTCGCCCACGATCGCTATTTCCTCGATCACCTGCCCGACGAAATCATCGAGGTCGGTCACGGCACGGCCGTGCGTTATCTCGGCAACTACGAATCCTATCTGCGCAAGAAGGAAGAGCCGGCGGTAGTGCCGCCGGCGCCGCGGTTGGTTGCGCTTCAGCCGGAGCCCTCACCCGCCGTCAAGTCGGAGGCCGAGCGCGAGGCGGTTGCCCGCCAGCGGGCCGCGGCCAAGCGCTCGACGCGTGAAGCCGAGAAACGAGCGCGCGAATTGGCGCAGCTCGAACAACTGATCGCCGACAAGGAAACCGAGCTGGGTGCGTTGGGAACGATGATCAACGACCCCGACTTCTACCAGCGCCATCCCAACCCGCAGGCGGTGTTCAGCGAATTCGCCAAGCTCAAGGATGACATCGAGGCGCTCTACGCCAAACTGGCGCGCACCGAGCTACGCCCCGACGCCGCCTTGAGCCAGTGA
- a CDS encoding alpha/beta fold hydrolase, with amino-acid sequence MQIARVGRLNLAYYTYGEGFPLLLIQGLGGRAADWGSVPGLLESHFRVITFDNRGTGKSDKPDEDYTLEGMADEAVGILDAAGHARAHVVGVSMGGMIAQLVALRHPQRVQRLALLSTGPGGSRTVPPSPQAMLALIPDLSKPPEEIVRRALRAIAAPGFADAHPAVIQQIVAVAMDALTPQFVFARQMAAIMASDRYDQLPAISTPTLVVHGDADPLVPYANGELLAQRIPGARLHTLAGCGHLAMWEQPRQLAAALLEFLRAPVEAREQPV; translated from the coding sequence ATGCAGATAGCGCGCGTCGGCCGACTGAACCTCGCCTATTACACCTACGGCGAGGGATTCCCGCTCTTGTTGATCCAGGGGCTCGGCGGCCGCGCGGCCGATTGGGGCTCGGTGCCCGGGCTGCTCGAGAGCCACTTCCGCGTCATCACCTTCGACAACCGCGGCACCGGTAAGTCGGACAAGCCGGACGAGGACTACACTTTGGAAGGCATGGCCGACGAAGCGGTCGGTATTCTCGACGCCGCCGGCCACGCGCGAGCGCACGTGGTCGGCGTGTCGATGGGGGGCATGATCGCGCAGCTGGTGGCGCTGCGGCATCCGCAGCGGGTGCAACGGCTGGCGCTGTTGTCGACCGGCCCCGGCGGTTCCCGCACGGTACCGCCGTCGCCGCAGGCGATGCTGGCGCTGATTCCCGACCTGAGCAAGCCGCCGGAAGAAATCGTGCGCCGCGCGCTGCGGGCGATCGCGGCCCCGGGATTTGCCGATGCGCATCCGGCGGTGATCCAGCAGATAGTGGCAGTGGCCATGGATGCACTCACGCCGCAGTTCGTTTTTGCCCGTCAGATGGCGGCGATCATGGCCAGCGATCGCTACGACCAATTGCCCGCTATCAGCACACCGACGTTGGTGGTGCACGGCGATGCCGACCCGCTGGTGCCGTATGCCAACGGCGAATTGCTGGCGCAACGCATTCCCGGAGCGCGGTTGCACACGCTCGCGGGCTGCGGGCACCTGGCCATGTGGGAGCAACCGCGCCAACTGGCCGCCGCGCTGTTGGAGTTCTTGCGCGCTCCCGTGGAGGCGCGCGAGCAGCCGGTGTAG